gtttctgtgatagtagtccagtggacgataccttccgcctgtggtccggTTCAGAGTTCTTTACGTACTACACCGGGACTGGAATAACATTTACCTGCATCGACTGCATAATGCAGCCTCCCAGTCTGGCGCACCTGATCCCATTCATCGTGCAACTAATTTTGTCGCGGCACACGACAATACAACAGTGGGATCTTTAAGCAAACACTGTGCCCTCCAAGTGTTTCACATGTGGAACTCTTCAGCTTGGAGTCGAGGAATGTGCACTATTATATCTTTGTCTCTTCTAACTCAGAAGAGCTCTCCAAGGAATGATGGCGCTGTCTGCATTTTCGGTATGAGATTGATGGGTTGTGCGTGAAATAGTATCCAAGTACAGTATCAGTTGTGTGCAGAACAAGGATCAAcagtgttcgtgtgtttgctttgttttatgAGAGCTATTGAAGAAGGCACGGGCACTAAGAATTTCAATGCGCAATTAAATACAAGGTCAGGGAATGCGTAAACAAGATGGAAAGTAGACGCACAGACAGCTGAGCTTGGTACGCACGTTACTActatgaccaggagtgttttgctttttccttgctttttctacacacacacacagtgtcacacatgcccacacacacacataaacaaatgtGCACGCTCTTACTCACTTAGtcttagagggccccaaagggtttaaaatcgtgatcgtgattggcggcgtttttggctcacgtaagtgtagcctatgcgatcgtaactttgtctgtctgtgcgtttgtgcgtgtgtgtgtgcgtgtgtgtgtgtgtttgtgcgtgtgtatgtctgtggtagaaactttaacatttccgagtctatgtgtgagtggttatccaagactatggataaagctcgcataagattacgtcacggtcaaaagtgtttgacgtcaattaatgcatcatgacggcatgcctccctgtagtctttctctctcgcgtggtgtgtgtggtctcggtcattgttattttgagcgggccgagactatttggcagtcgtgtccctgtaagtaggctacatgcagacagacagatctagatctagtgtctctctttcttgcacagtgtcacctaagcttactgtgtgtgtgggtgtgtatgtgtgacggagtgattgagtttgtgttactgtttgtcgatttcttacgtgagccttgaaggcttcgcctcttgtttgacctttctgtgaccgtgattgccgaaatttccatttctgtgatcgtgatgggactttgcccgtgatccgtgatgacaaaaaaatcaagtctcgtgatcgtgatcgtcatttgttttcgtgatcgtgatgggcattattgcaaagcattttattttcaacgtacatttttcacagctgtatcactcaatgatcctctattcgtcaaggagccaatcccgattgaagggaagcaacaacacattcagaaataagattttgacagcgattgcttccctttaagagaaccaatcacacaaaaaagagatcgaatcagaaggcgaattacaaaagtctgccaaacttcatccaatggaagggcttcgtgctaaagttttgagtgcattcagtcaaattcgaattcgaagatcaaaaatggcgtgcagcggtactgtcatcgaacttctgttatattttgtggattcaagctaGACCAAAGCAGGccgcgagaatgccttccttggtggaaaggtcaggctacgggtccgtctttccgaagacaaaatgtcaaggtatgttgatctatcagggcggactaggtaagtactagggggagGGGTTACAGATGCGGGTCCAGGGGGCtaagccccttggtgggggttgcccccttgaagctgaacggtttttgatgtttctggagggaaaggaagcctctccttgaacgaaaaaggtaaattcgacagcaagctgtataggcaatgaagaagaattgagattgtgaggactcatacttttcatcacaaaaatcgttgaagaaaaatgtctttcaaaagggggtgagaggtgcgatttctcctcggatttcatgatgatccagatgcaaccccccacacgtgacacgtgctttctgtacctgcaacttttaccgtgaccgtgatttgccactggtgttcgtgatcgtgaaaacaaaaatcaaggtaactgtgatcgtgaaagctaaaatttcccttcccgtgatcgtgatgataccccccctttggggccctccactaacacactcactcacagatACTCACTTTATTGTGTTTTCTACTTATCTTTCATTTCACTTTCAGCGCCATGCCTCCATCTTCAGAGCCCACAGCTGtagttttgtcaaaaatgtcaATGTCTGCTCAAGACAGCCACCAGTCAGACATTTCTGGGCCTGGCTGAATTCTGTTTTTAACCAGTAAGTAAAGTTCTTTacggttaggccaaaaaaaaaagttgtatgtttctggtcacccgaccctacctagttttttcccgccgaccctagactttttttaattgcatttaaaacaaaaaaaacaaaaaaaaagcaaaaaacgaaagtaacagacggcagacaacacaagggggataaccccgcatcccttttgtctcatttgttgagtcacttgagaaaaagtgactctatgtaatcggtcagtgttagtctgtccgtccggccggccgtccgtagacaccaccttaacgttggacttttctcggaaactatcaaagcgatcgggctcatattttgtttagtcgtgacctccaatgacctctacactttaacgatggtttcgttgacctttgacctttttcaaggtcacaggtcagcgtcaaaggaaaaattagacattttatatctttgacaaagttcatcggatgtgattgaaactttgtaggattattctttacatcaaagtatttacatctgtagccttttacgaacgttatcagaaaaacaagggagataactagccttttctgttcggcaacacacaacttaacgttgggcttttctcggaaactataaaagtgaccgggctcaaattttatgtgaacgtaactcattgtgttgtgaatagcaatttcttcctgtccatctgatgcctcatataatattcagaactgcgaaagtgactcgatcgagcgtttgctcttcttgttttgtaatgtgttgtctttctctttgtatagtaagtccagtctctttgcgtcactgtatagttattttctagttctaccctgaccaacaacaaaaaacccaaaaaaaacaaaaaccctacctacctaccctattttgtgtagccatgttaccagaaacatacaactttttttttttttgccttagaaGAAAAATATCCTTGTAGGATAATATGTCCGCATTTATTGTTGAATCCTTATGCACAATCTAAAATGAACATTTGTCATTAATttagtggggagggggggggtcacaCAAATTTGCTTAGACAGTGTATAGTACTTTCTGAATGCACTATTGTActtatgtgggtttttttatctTTACTCATGTGCTTGTGGATTTTTGTTGGCCTGAACTCAAGCGAGTTGTGTTCCCTAGATTTCGGAGAAAAGTAGCTTTTCTTGTCAAGCCTGCAGAATTGAGTTTTGTTATTTTTAATCTTTTTGAACATTCTTtccatatttttttttgttttgaagggTCAAACAAAGTTCTAGGGTCTGGAGGAAAAAAATGGGGTCTGTCCGCGaactggaatttttttttttccctgtcTTATCTCAAGCTAGAAAATACATGCACATGTATTCCTGGTGTTTTACACATGGATGTAATACTGTCTGCAGAGGAGTCGGATGTGATAGAGCTGGGAAAAAAATAGTCCTGGACGTTGCGTCTGTAATGTCAGTTAACAAAGTGCCAAATTACTGCACTTTCTTGCGCCACAAAACAAATGCCTGAATTAAGTTAAGTTTGAACAATATATGAGGTCATGAGGCACAGCCATAACATAGACCTGTTTTGGCTTCTTATCTTCCAGTGAGAAAATGTACCTGCTAATTCGTACACTTTGGTTGCAGAGTTGATCCAGACCGAATCAAACAATGTGGTCTTCCAGTGAGAAAATGTACCTGCTAATCAGGgatgcaaacaaaaaaaacaaaaaaagaggaaaagtgGCGGGAGTCTGGGGGCCGCGGAAGGCCCCCattggggtccaggggcaacgccctggCGACGGTTCAGGGGGCGctgccccctgaagctgaagcatTATGAACAAATTAATGACTAAAAACATGCATAAACGGCAATATTAccctaaaaaaaaccacttataTTCACAGTGTCTAAAATAATGTACAATACTTACTGTTTTACTAAATTTACTTTAGAAAAATTACTGCTTTTAGACTATAGAGTTTAGTATCACTAATATTTTTACCAAATGAACAGTCATTAGACTAGAGTGTTCTGTCTTCTGATCATTGAAAATATGGACAATCATATACTTGTATAAAGCAGCCACATGACATTActtggagagagagggacagggagacagagatatGTTGACTCACTCTGTCTGCAAGCTGTATCAATCCATGGCACTGACAAGATGCCATTGGCAAGTCACAAAGTCTGTAATGGCAACTGTAAAAATCCCTTTGCTTTGGATGTATTTGAAACTTTAAAACTTTGTCTCTGACagacaattaaaaaaatggttGTGTCTTAGCAGTCATAGTCTCAAATCCCTGACACACAATGCAGATCTTATATCCTTACTGTCACTGAAGCCACTAAACACCTTCTCTAAACTCTTGGCACAAATGAGCTTGAAGGCATCTGGACTTATTGTCTGTGAAAAATCTAAACATTGTCACTCAACACCTTGCACATAAAGAAGGCTTGTCACTCAACACCTGGCACAAAATGAAGACAAGATCCTTAATGATCTTATTGTCTTTGAAGAAGCCAAAAATTCTCACTCAATCTCtggcataaaataaaaacatctgGATTGTGTCATAGAAAAACTTTAAAAATAGTCTCTTAACCTTGTCACACAATGAAAACATTCTTACTGTCTATGCTGTGAGTATTGATTAAGCATTGCAAGTGATAATGTGTGTGTCCACAATTAGTTATTAGTCGAATGTGTTCTTCAATGGCCACAAAGCCGCGGCTGCCATACACCACTGGTTTCGAACACGCCACACAAAATGCGTTTCCGGCTTTTTCAATTTTGCGGATGACATCGCCTACTCTTTGCTCGTTGACGTTTCTGTCCAACCACTCCTATTTCCACTCGTTCTTTGCGTTTTCCTTGATTTTCTTTTCAAACCCGCGTTCAACGAACTTCATGCACGAAGCCATTTTTCGGGAAGGCACAAGTTAACGCGCCCGCGCTCACGTGTTTGGAAATGACAAACGGTTTACAGCTTCGCCCGTTTAAGAATACGGCTTTCGGATTCGCCCGCTTGAGAATAAACACCGAGAGGCATGCTCGGTTTACAtttttcctcttcttttttttcggcgATTGTGCATGAAAAACGGCGATTTCAAAAAGTAAAAACGGCGATTTTTTCGCCGTTTGGCGGCTATTTTGCATCCCTGCTAATTCGTACACTTTGGTTGCAGAGTTGATCAAGACCATATCAAACAATGTGGTCTTCCAGTGAGAAAATGTACCTGCTAATTCGTACACTTTGGTTGCAGAGTTGATCCAGATCGAATCAAACAATGTGGTCCTGACCGTGCGTGCGCCGAATGGTTGCTGCGCTGTGGGGCTTCCGTCAAGTGGAAGGATAAAGACTTTTGGGAAAAGGATTACAACCTCCTTCCTGGCTCCAACTACGAGCGCTACAAGATCGAGGGGATTGACGCTACCAGCTCTGCCGTAATGGCTGTTGGATTTCCTCATTTACGTAAGATATTTACTTTTTGTCAACTGCTGCTAGGGGTTGTGACCTAATTTGGTTGCAGTATGCTCTGTTGAGAGACTGTTAATTGTCCTTTCTTTAATAGCTGCTCTATATATTAAAGTAGAACAGTCTGTTGTAAACTTTGATCCACTGATTTCAGGTTCACTTTGTTCAAGTCAAATTTAAATAGTGCACTCTCTCATAAGCTTATATATACCCAGCTATGCCTGGGACAAAGTTGTTTACAAATCCGTACTTTGCCCCTTCTGTTTCAGAAGACATTTTTCTGGAGCACTGTCAAATAAAAATAATGTTGTAATGCCCTAAGAAGCTGGCTATGCCACCTATGGATGTCCCTAGCCCCTGCTATAGGGAACTTTCAAAATGTCTAAGGAATAAAACATGAATCTGAAAATTGAAGTAAAACAcacttatttttgtttttgttttttctctatTCAAACAGGTGGCCTGAAGCATGTGAGACGTATAATCCTCCACGACTGCCGTTATCTTTACGATGATGCAATAGGCTATCTGAGTCTTGTGAAGAACACGCTGGAGTTTCTGCAGCTGAGCAACTGTGGAGATATCACTGATGCTGGTCTCGTTCCTTTGACAGAGCTCACgtgagtgtggtgtgtgtgtgtgtgtgtgtgtgtgtgtgtacaacggttaccagaaaactactggacataTGGTTATGAAACgttgcatatgtgtgtgtatgtgtgtttacaaTTTGACATTTTCTGGATAAGCTTAGATTGCTTTTTACTGGTAATAACTTAAGAACACCTTCTAAATATTTTGCTGGTCATGGCGATGGAGATGGAGCACAAAAATGAGCGCTTCAACATTCTTGTAAAGGCTGTTTCTTACTGGTAAAAAGTAAACCTTGCTTCTGAATAATACTGCTTGTCATGGGGGCTGAATAAAGTTGGataacaaaaatattcacaCGTGTTCAACATCCTTTTTTTCTATCTCGGCAGCCTGCCTCTCCCTCCTTGTATAACTTTCAAAGCAACAGGTGTTATGGATcatacaaaagaaaacaaaatccaaCAAATCTTAATCTTTTTTTTCCAGGAACCTGAAGAAACTGATCTTGTTCAGCCTACCAGAAGTCAGGGATCAACAAAAGGCTGAGGCCATGCTGAAATCTGCTCTACCAAAGTGTGATGTCCAGTTCACTGAATCCAGACCCGTGGAGGAAGGGGAGAAAATCGAGTCAAAAGATTCCAAACATTAATTTTTGGTTGACCAGACTGTTGCACTATTTCACCTGAAAAACAAGcattttttaaacataaaaaaaagaagaagaaagtaaaCAGAAGGAAATGGTAGACAGATATTGGTCATTTTGGTTTGGAAAGTGAAAATAAAATGATAGTGGTGTCTGCAGTCTTTTTTCTGGTGCGAGGCATGCAATTGTGTGAGGCATGCACACAATTGCCTtgagtttttcttcttcttcttctgcgttcgtgggctgaaactcccacgtacactcgtgttttttgcacgagtggaattttacgtgtatgaccgttttttaccccgccatttaggcagccatacgccgatttcggaggaagcatgctgggtatttttgtgtttctataacccaccgaactctgacatggattacaggatctttttcgtgcgcacttggtcttgtgcttgcgtgtacacacgggggtgttcggacaccgaggagagtctgcacacaaagttgactctgagaaataaatctctcgccgaacatgggtacgaactcacgctgacagcggccaactggatacaaatccagcgcgctaccgactgagctacatccccgcccgcctTGAGTTTTGAAGTCATACCCTCTGTGATACTTGACAGGTAGACACCTGCATGTCG
This Littorina saxatilis isolate snail1 linkage group LG17, US_GU_Lsax_2.0, whole genome shotgun sequence DNA region includes the following protein-coding sequences:
- the LOC138953627 gene encoding ATP synthase subunit s, mitochondrial-like, with the protein product MMALSAFSRHASIFRAHSCSFVKNVNVCSRQPPVRHFWAWLNSVFNQVDPDRIKQCGPDRACAEWLLRCGASVKWKDKDFWEKDYNLLPGSNYERYKIEGIDATSSAVMAVGFPHLRGLKHVRRIILHDCRYLYDDAIGYLSLVKNTLEFLQLSNCGDITDAGLVPLTELTNLKKLILFSLPEVRDQQKAEAMLKSALPKCDVQFTESRPVEEGEKIESKDSKH